ACGGCACCAATCCGGCCGGAGGCGGCTACCAGGGGATCAGCCCCACCATCCTGCTGGCCCATGAGGGAGCCAACATCGCTGTCGGCGGCGCCGGCATCGTCGGGGGGATGAATCCCAAGGGGTATATCGACGCCGAAGCGGCACGGGCGTTGATCGACGGAACCAAGAGCTTCAAGGCCAAGGATCCGGGGCGGGTTGAGACCCACTTCGACCATACCGGCTATTTCCGTGAGGTTCACGACAGTGAAACGGGGGTGTTGGACGGCATCAAGGATTATATGCGCATGATGCCCGCTTACGATCCGGCCATGTTCCGCGTTGCCCAGCCTGCTCCGCCGAAGTTTCCGGTGGAGGATCTGAACATGATCCTCCCGGCGAACCAGAAGCGCCCTTACGACGCTATTCAGATTCTGTCCCGGCTCACCGATAACAGCGAGTTCATGGAATATCGCCCCGATTACGGGCGTGAAGTCTTTACCGGCATTGCCAAGATCGACGGCTACCCGGTCGCCTTCATCGGCAACCGCCAAGGGGTTTTCCCCGGTTATCCGGAATATGCCAACGGCGCCTATCCGGCCGTGGGGGGCAAGCACTACCGCCAGGGGCTCATCAAGCAGGGAGAATTCGTCACCCTCTGCGGCCGTGATAACCTGCCCATCGTCTGGCTGCAGGACACCACAGGTATCGACGTGGGCGATCTGGCCGAAGAGGCGGAGCTGCTGGCCCTTGGCCAGTCCCTGGTCTACTCCATCGAGCAGACCGAGCTTTCCATGATGTGCATCGTCCTGCGGAAGGGTACGGCGGCGGCTCACTACATCATGTGCGGCCCCCAGGCCAACAACAACAATGCCTTCACCCTTGGTACGCCTCTCACCGAGAT
This region of Geotalea daltonii FRC-32 genomic DNA includes:
- a CDS encoding acyl-CoA carboxylase subunit beta; this encodes MSRKQTPLRPYFEKMPEIGKALTEAEIKRAQENIDLVREQEKILAQEAERVKNAGIPAKKVHERGGMTIYDRLEYLVDPGTWSPLHSLYNPRDNEEGCTGVVNGIGKIEGKWAVIIGFDNKVMAGAWIAGQSENILMVTDMAKRLNVPLVWLTNCSGVKLMEQETVYAGRRSSGAPFYRHADLNHLGIPILNAIYGTNPAGGGYQGISPTILLAHEGANIAVGGAGIVGGMNPKGYIDAEAARALIDGTKSFKAKDPGRVETHFDHTGYFREVHDSETGVLDGIKDYMRMMPAYDPAMFRVAQPAPPKFPVEDLNMILPANQKRPYDAIQILSRLTDNSEFMEYRPDYGREVFTGIAKIDGYPVAFIGNRQGVFPGYPEYANGAYPAVGGKHYRQGLIKQGEFVTLCGRDNLPIVWLQDTTGIDVGDLAEEAELLALGQSLVYSIEQTELSMMCIVLRKGTAAAHYIMCGPQANNNNAFTLGTPLTEIYVMHGETAAAASYARRLVKEDEAGNDLTPTLDKMNQMIQDYVDKSRPAYCAKTGFVDEIVSLPDLRKYIQAFTGANYQNPRSITPVHQMLLPRIIKG